In Bacteroidota bacterium, a single window of DNA contains:
- the tsaD gene encoding tRNA (adenosine(37)-N6)-threonylcarbamoyltransferase complex transferase subunit TsaD produces the protein MSTFILGIESSCDDTSAAVICNSKILSNVVANQAIHKKYGGVVPELASRAHQQNIIPVIDSALKEANINKNQLHAIAFTRGPGLLGSLLVGSSFAKSFSLGLGIPLIEVDHLQAHILAHFIQDNPDDKIPQFPFLCLTVSGGHTQIVLVKDHFEMTIIGQTIDDAAGEAFDKAAKILGLPYPGGPLVDKYAKLGNPEIFHFPEPNMPDYDYSFSGLKTSFLYKIRDELKLNANFIEENRDDLCASIQKTIVQVLIKKLEIAAKELGISEIAIAGGVSANSALRQSLLDRLETLRWNVYIPKFAYTTDNAAMIAITGYLKYIKKEFTDFKATSYARKDSRV, from the coding sequence ATGAGCACTTTTATTTTAGGAATTGAATCTTCATGCGATGATACTTCAGCTGCTGTGATCTGCAACTCAAAGATACTATCAAATGTGGTTGCCAATCAGGCGATCCATAAAAAATATGGAGGGGTTGTTCCAGAATTGGCATCACGTGCTCATCAACAAAATATTATTCCTGTAATTGACAGTGCTCTAAAAGAAGCAAATATAAATAAAAATCAGCTTCATGCCATTGCTTTTACAAGGGGTCCGGGATTATTAGGATCTCTTCTCGTTGGAAGTTCGTTCGCTAAATCATTTTCTTTGGGTTTGGGTATTCCATTAATTGAAGTTGACCATTTACAAGCCCATATTCTCGCTCACTTTATTCAAGATAATCCGGACGATAAAATACCCCAGTTCCCGTTTTTATGTCTTACCGTTTCGGGGGGGCATACACAAATTGTGCTTGTAAAAGATCATTTTGAAATGACGATCATTGGTCAAACTATTGATGATGCTGCCGGTGAAGCTTTTGATAAAGCGGCTAAAATACTGGGACTCCCCTATCCGGGTGGTCCTCTGGTCGATAAGTACGCAAAATTGGGAAACCCGGAAATATTTCATTTTCCGGAACCGAACATGCCTGATTACGATTATAGTTTTAGCGGTTTGAAAACTTCATTTTTATACAAAATCCGCGATGAGCTTAAATTGAATGCAAATTTTATTGAGGAAAATCGTGACGACCTGTGTGCCTCCATTCAAAAAACCATTGTTCAGGTATTGATTAAAAAACTTGAAATTGCGGCTAAAGAATTAGGGATATCAGAAATTGCCATTGCAGGAGGTGTTTCGGCAAATTCGGCATTGCGGCAAAGCTTGCTCGATCGACTGGAAACATTGAGGTGGAATGTTTACATTCCTAAGTTCGCTTATACTACCGATAATGCAGCCATGATTGCAATAACGGGGTATTTGAAATATATCAAGAAAGAATTTACAGATTTTAAGGCAACTTCTTATGCCCGAAAAGATTCCAGAGTTTAG
- a CDS encoding translocation/assembly module TamB domain-containing protein, which produces MMLREPFTQSVMARMVTTYLSQELNADIKINEVTVTAFFNLLIKGVEIDDLHQKNIFSAEQVEVNIDKFNYKKRKLNFKQLKFKEAIIDLKIYKNEDDMNFQFLIDHFTSNNSADSIQQKKWDISISAIRLSKSKFSMVNENKALTEVGIDYDRIVVDDIDLDLANLRFIADTVLFEINKLNAIEKSGFLIKQFSGEFALSEKMLDAKNITIETNQSQLYFDFKFSYNDFSAYEEFIDAVMIDAKLRNSTINLADLGFFAPVLFEMDDEIFINTSFKGTVEDFTADQLRFKFGSSTEFEGKISMKGLPNIENTYTDLIINKFYTSAKDLANFAIPIDGKFLALPDEIYEFGECSIVGYLSGMFKNFTSDLDLKTEIGSLSANINMNTQDSLGSTFYNGHFQSLSFDLGKMLKIPEYLGTMNLDLDFNGSGLTNEDIKLRLDGVISSVELMQNNYNQIIINGELADKKFDGHLDVMDENIDLQFNGSVDFKKDIPEFNFSADIQHANLYKINLLKYDSTAILSTQLDLNYAGLNLDDLEGMIQVSNTVYEQGNKTYKLDNLTLNSNYDGLRNKIIELRSDYIDADIKGKFKFAELFVSVESLIGQYIPRFFYDSINVEPILTSQNLDFEINFKNSDVLTDLLYPGLKIAPNSKIVGHYYTDLNSVYVQANSSEIELMGVKFHDWYLKTDNNAKAFLILTGSKDVVFKTATENDSTSFGLENFNLLASVQNDSINYRVAWNDSESIDENTGYLSGYFKFNNRTEFEMKLKKADFIINNRAWNIDLNSHLYFDKSLFLIDSLNIFSDKQSLFLTGAASGKADDTLKVIFRNWDLSNFDLLINDPNLNVDGIIDGEVQLMDLYDSPKITARLGIAQLALNEQQLGRGVIRSTWNNANNSLEASFDIINIGNAGEGKVFGIAGTFFPNRDEHNLDFGIDLSNLDLQILSPYVSDFMSELEGLASGRLLLDGSLSKPRIIGNVNLMRTSVKIDYTNVKYSLSNEIKFRENEIQFNHVILYDTLGNQAICQGKITHEYFDNFKFDINIKPQKVLGLSTNKSQNSMFYGTAFASGDINIRGPLDEIVIDIAVRSEKGTQIKIPISYDSEMTETNYIVFVNSADTVSKPIDYKVDLSGLSLNLNLSVTQDADIELFLPYEMGNIRADGNGDITITVNSRGDFEIFGDYFIHKGTFLFTLKNLVSRKFSILEGGKISWTGNPYEAELDIKTLYKTKASLAGFDIANDRRYNIDCFLDLSQQLSDPTIHFSIAIPNIDKEDEQKVFAQLDTENEAQMNQQMISLLVLGSFSSSSNMTPSAGEIGASSINVLSNQLSNWLSQISKDFDVGINYRPSGAYTEQEVEVALSTQLFDDRVLIDGNFGVLGNQQSSNASGIVGDVNVEVKITDDGRFRIKAFNRSNINSAYNTNTLDDRSPYTQGVGIFYRREFDSFGDLFSNGKPKSKNVKVPVL; this is translated from the coding sequence ATGATGCTTAGAGAGCCGTTCACACAATCTGTAATGGCAAGAATGGTTACTACTTACCTTTCTCAAGAATTAAACGCCGACATTAAGATTAATGAAGTAACCGTAACTGCTTTTTTTAATTTACTGATAAAGGGAGTTGAGATCGACGATTTGCACCAGAAGAATATATTTTCTGCCGAACAAGTGGAAGTGAACATTGATAAGTTTAATTATAAAAAAAGAAAACTTAATTTCAAGCAATTGAAATTCAAGGAGGCAATCATCGATCTGAAAATTTATAAGAATGAAGACGATATGAATTTTCAATTTCTGATTGATCATTTTACCTCAAATAATTCTGCTGATTCAATTCAACAAAAAAAATGGGATATCAGCATTAGTGCCATCCGATTGAGTAAATCGAAATTTAGCATGGTTAATGAAAACAAAGCATTAACAGAAGTTGGGATCGATTATGATAGGATTGTAGTTGATGATATTGACCTGGATTTAGCCAATCTTAGATTTATCGCTGATACGGTTTTGTTCGAAATTAATAAGCTAAATGCAATAGAAAAAAGCGGTTTTTTAATCAAACAGTTTTCAGGGGAATTCGCACTATCGGAGAAAATGTTGGATGCCAAAAATATAACGATTGAAACAAATCAATCACAGCTTTATTTTGATTTTAAATTTTCTTACAATGATTTTAGTGCTTATGAGGAGTTTATCGATGCCGTAATGATCGATGCCAAACTTAGAAACTCAACGATAAATTTGGCTGATTTAGGGTTCTTTGCTCCTGTATTATTCGAGATGGATGATGAAATCTTTATTAATACTTCATTCAAAGGTACTGTTGAAGATTTTACCGCAGATCAACTTCGTTTTAAATTTGGCAGTTCTACCGAATTTGAAGGTAAAATTTCCATGAAAGGCTTACCCAATATCGAAAATACTTATACCGATTTAATAATCAATAAATTTTATACTTCCGCTAAAGATCTTGCAAATTTTGCAATTCCTATTGATGGTAAGTTTTTAGCTCTGCCGGATGAGATTTATGAGTTTGGTGAATGCTCCATAGTTGGTTATTTGAGCGGAATGTTTAAAAATTTTACTTCAGACCTTGACTTGAAAACAGAAATTGGAAGCTTGTCTGCCAACATAAATATGAATACTCAGGATTCGCTCGGTTCGACATTTTATAATGGGCATTTTCAATCTTTAAGTTTTGATCTTGGAAAAATGCTAAAAATACCTGAATATTTAGGAACCATGAATCTTGACCTTGATTTCAATGGCTCGGGTTTAACCAATGAAGACATTAAATTAAGGTTGGATGGTGTTATCAGTTCAGTAGAATTAATGCAAAATAATTATAATCAAATTATTATTAATGGGGAACTGGCAGATAAGAAGTTTGATGGGCACCTTGATGTAATGGATGAGAATATCGATCTTCAATTTAACGGAAGTGTTGATTTCAAGAAAGATATCCCTGAATTTAATTTTAGTGCAGATATACAACACGCGAACCTTTACAAAATCAATTTGCTGAAATATGATTCAACAGCTATCCTTTCAACTCAATTGGACCTCAATTATGCAGGACTGAACCTGGATGATCTGGAAGGTATGATTCAGGTTAGCAATACGGTTTACGAGCAGGGCAATAAAACCTATAAGCTTGATAATTTAACCTTGAATTCAAATTACGATGGTCTTCGAAATAAAATCATAGAACTCAGATCGGATTATATCGATGCGGATATTAAAGGTAAATTTAAATTTGCAGAATTGTTTGTCTCTGTTGAATCATTGATAGGGCAATATATCCCGCGCTTTTTCTATGACAGTATAAATGTAGAACCTATATTAACTTCGCAAAATTTAGATTTTGAAATCAATTTTAAAAATTCGGATGTGCTGACCGATCTTTTATATCCGGGCCTTAAAATTGCACCAAATAGTAAAATTGTAGGACATTATTATACCGATTTAAATTCTGTTTATGTTCAAGCCAATTCATCTGAAATTGAATTAATGGGGGTTAAATTTCATGACTGGTATTTAAAAACGGATAATAATGCGAAAGCTTTTCTTATTTTAACCGGGAGTAAAGATGTGGTTTTTAAAACTGCCACTGAAAATGATAGTACTTCATTTGGTCTGGAGAATTTTAATCTCTTAGCTTCAGTTCAGAACGATAGTATCAATTACCGGGTCGCCTGGAATGATTCTGAATCTATTGATGAAAATACCGGTTATCTTTCCGGCTATTTTAAATTTAATAACCGCACAGAATTCGAAATGAAGTTAAAAAAAGCGGATTTCATCATAAATAATAGGGCATGGAACATCGACTTGAATAGTCATCTGTATTTTGATAAATCATTGTTTTTAATTGATAGCCTGAATATTTTTAGCGATAAACAGAGTTTATTCCTTACAGGGGCCGCTTCAGGAAAAGCCGATGATACACTGAAGGTCATTTTCAGAAATTGGGATCTCTCTAATTTTGATTTACTTATCAACGATCCAAACTTAAATGTTGATGGAATAATAGATGGCGAAGTTCAACTTATGGATTTGTACGATTCGCCTAAAATTACAGCCCGGCTTGGAATAGCACAATTGGCACTTAATGAACAGCAGTTGGGTAGGGGCGTGATAAGGTCAACATGGAATAATGCTAATAATTCACTGGAAGCTTCCTTTGATATCATTAATATCGGAAATGCAGGTGAAGGCAAGGTATTTGGAATTGCAGGAACATTCTTTCCTAATCGCGATGAGCATAATTTAGATTTTGGGATTGATCTGAGTAATTTGGATTTACAAATATTATCACCTTATGTATCCGATTTTATGAGTGAATTAGAAGGGCTTGCGTCCGGACGTTTGCTATTGGATGGCTCACTGTCAAAGCCACGTATCATTGGGAATGTAAATTTGATGCGAACCTCGGTAAAAATAGATTATACAAACGTGAAATATTCTTTATCCAATGAAATTAAATTCAGGGAAAATGAAATTCAATTCAATCATGTTATACTATACGATACCTTAGGAAACCAAGCTATTTGTCAGGGCAAAATTACACACGAATATTTCGACAATTTTAAATTTGATATTAATATTAAGCCCCAAAAAGTATTGGGACTAAGTACCAATAAGTCTCAAAATAGCATGTTTTATGGTACTGCATTTGCTTCAGGCGATATAAATATCCGTGGGCCACTGGATGAAATTGTGATCGATATAGCTGTCCGCTCTGAAAAGGGAACACAAATTAAAATTCCCATCAGTTATGACTCCGAAATGACTGAAACCAATTATATTGTATTTGTCAATTCTGCCGATACGGTTAGTAAGCCAATTGATTATAAGGTTGATTTAAGCGGATTGAGTTTGAATCTTAACTTAAGCGTTACACAGGATGCTGATATAGAACTTTTCCTGCCTTATGAAATGGGTAACATTAGGGCAGATGGAAACGGAGATATTACTATTACTGTGAATTCGAGGGGCGATTTTGAAATTTTTGGAGATTATTTTATCCACAAGGGTACTTTCCTTTTTACACTGAAAAATTTAGTTAGCAGAAAGTTTAGTATTTTGGAAGGTGGAAAAATTTCATGGACAGGCAACCCTTATGAAGCAGAATTGGATATTAAGACTTTATACAAAACCAAGGCTTCCTTAGCCGGATTTGATATCGCTAATGACCGCAGGTATAATATTGATTGTTTTCTGGATTTGAGCCAGCAACTTTCCGATCCTACGATCCATTTTAGTATTGCCATCCCAAATATCGATAAGGAGGATGAACAAAAGGTATTTGCACAACTTGATACCGAAAATGAAGCTCAGATGAATCAGCAAATGATCTCATTATTAGTGTTGGGAAGCTTTAGCTCAAGTTCTAACATGACACCATCGGCAGGTGAAATCGGAGCATCTTCTATCAATGTTCTTTCAAATCAGTTAAGTAACTGGCTATCTCAAATCAGTAAAGATTTTGATGTAGGAATTAATTACCGTCCAAGTGGTGCCTACACCGAACAAGAAGTAGAAGTGGCACTTTCAACCCAATTATTTGATGATCGTGTGCTTATTGATGGAAATTTCGGAGTTCTTGGTAATCAACAATCCAGTAATGCTTCAGGTATTGTTGGTGACGTAAATGTAGAAGTGAAAATTACAGATGATGGTAGGTTTAGGATTAAAGCGTTTAACCGCTCAAATATTAACTCAGCCTATAACACGAATACTTTGGACGATAGATCACCATATACTCAAGGAGTCGGTATTTTCTACCGCCGCGAATTTGACAGTTTTGGAGATCTTTTCAGCAATGGTAAGCCTAAATCAAAAAATGTTAAAGTTCCGGTTTTATAA